A stretch of the Capsicum annuum cultivar UCD-10X-F1 chromosome 10, UCD10Xv1.1, whole genome shotgun sequence genome encodes the following:
- the LOC124887871 gene encoding zinc finger MYM-type protein 1-like — protein sequence MALVLRYVDKKGEVVEQFIGLVHVSDTSACSLKKEIYSLLSDHSLSPSKIRGQGYDGASNMKGEINDLKTLIMKDSPSAYYINYFAHQLQLTRVAIAKKYVEVEDFFYHVTNMLNVVGGYFKRRDLLRHYQTKNLKQLLESGEAHIGQGLNQECGLQRPVIDVQLQELNERFAVVSSDLLLGMGSLNPVNSFSNFDKGRIMTLAKCYLNEFNDGKLRALSYQLDTFIIHM from the exons ATGGCTCTTGTTTTGAGATATGTTGATAAAAAGGGTGAAGTAGTGGAACAATTTATCGGTCTTGTCCATGTTAGTGATACATCGGCTTGCTCattgaagaaagaaatttattCTTTGCTTTCCGATCATTCACTAAGTCCATCCAAAATACGTGGGCAAGGTTATGATGGAGCTAGTAATATGAAGGGAGAGATAAATGATCTCAaaactttaattatgaaagatagtcCTTCGgcatattatattaattattttgcaCATCAATTGCAACTAACACGTGTAGCTATTGCTAAAAAATATGTGGAAGTTGAAGACTTTTTTTATCATGTTACTAATATGTTGAATGTTGTTGGAGGATATTTTAAACGTCGAGATTTACTTCGTCATTAccaaactaaaaatttgaagCAATTACTTGAGTCCGGTGAAGCTCATATCGGACAAGGATTAAATCAAGAGTGTGGGCTTCAAAGACCGG TCATTGATGTGCAACTTCAAGAGCTTAATGAGCGTTTTGCTGTAGTGAGTAGTGATTTGCTTCTTGGGATGGGTAGCTTGAATCCTGtcaattctttttctaactttgaCAAAGGTAGAATCATGACTTTAGCAAAGTGTTATCTAAATGAGTTTAATGATGGAAAGCTTCGAGCTTTGAGTTACCAACTTGATACCTTCATAATTCATATGTGA